A single region of the Microbulbifer sp. MKSA007 genome encodes:
- a CDS encoding DUF5062 family protein: MKKLKNEKELVKKAIALGTAYGTKRGVVEFEATDSAHEKLEYIYRLLVHDKVIQPLPEDKISQKAIMHRLAIWASKY; the protein is encoded by the coding sequence ATGAAGAAACTCAAAAACGAAAAAGAGTTAGTGAAAAAGGCTATAGCACTCGGTACTGCATATGGCACCAAGCGAGGAGTTGTCGAGTTCGAAGCTACCGATTCAGCTCACGAGAAACTCGAATATATTTACCGTCTTTTAGTTCACGATAAAGTAATTCAACCGCTTCCAGAAGACAAGATATCACAGAAGGCAATCATGCATAGGTTGGCAATTTGGGCTTCAAAGTACTGA
- a CDS encoding amidohydrolase family protein has protein sequence MIKFLKYFASFVVLGGIAFIVAYNHNLYVWEQPSRSMWISNGSLFDGTGTLPIENPGILVEDGKISCLGNTCEVPIDAIQVDATGKSIVPGLIELHGHFFSGKADSSESSLPAMIWNSIRLQPDVRRKLIESGITSYRSVGDPSSGIYKLKKSLDDQEVAGPHMFIAGPIFTAPGGHPVQRIPNRMIEQMVVQSDDPKYVKEKIAALVEQGIDGIKAVYQGHTNEQGEITLPRISKETLQAITTEARKHGLWVAVHTGSPQETNEAIKAGITTIEHGVRHGNLISLETMQLIVEHNIVYVPTLGREPKGHLNIPALHEAGVQFGVGTDTQGKMIVGDSYHNELSRMVDAGLPDAKALIAATRNGAEALGLIDQLGTIEVGKSADLLLVDGQPWSDIRDLKNIKMVVLSGRIALDKRELTSI, from the coding sequence TTGATAAAATTTCTAAAATATTTTGCCAGCTTTGTTGTCCTTGGTGGGATCGCATTTATAGTCGCCTACAACCATAATCTATATGTTTGGGAGCAACCAAGTAGAAGCATGTGGATTAGCAATGGTAGCTTATTTGATGGTACTGGTACGTTGCCCATTGAGAACCCTGGAATCCTTGTAGAAGATGGAAAAATTTCCTGTCTGGGGAATACTTGTGAAGTACCAATAGATGCTATTCAAGTTGATGCAACAGGTAAATCAATTGTACCTGGACTCATAGAGCTTCACGGTCATTTTTTCAGTGGTAAAGCTGATTCTAGCGAGAGCAGCTTACCTGCAATGATTTGGAATTCGATCCGATTGCAACCAGATGTTAGACGGAAGCTGATCGAATCAGGTATTACAAGTTATCGTTCCGTCGGCGATCCCAGCTCGGGAATTTATAAGCTAAAAAAATCACTTGATGACCAGGAGGTTGCTGGGCCACATATGTTTATTGCGGGGCCTATATTTACTGCTCCTGGTGGACATCCGGTTCAAAGAATACCAAATCGGATGATCGAGCAAATGGTCGTGCAATCCGATGATCCAAAATATGTAAAGGAGAAAATCGCTGCTCTGGTTGAGCAAGGCATTGACGGTATTAAAGCCGTCTATCAGGGCCATACAAATGAACAAGGCGAAATCACGTTACCACGCATCTCAAAGGAAACCTTGCAGGCTATTACAACAGAAGCTCGCAAGCATGGGCTTTGGGTTGCGGTACACACAGGCTCTCCACAAGAAACTAATGAAGCTATTAAAGCTGGAATAACTACCATTGAGCATGGTGTGCGACATGGCAATCTCATTAGCCTAGAAACAATGCAATTAATTGTCGAGCACAATATAGTTTATGTGCCAACTTTAGGCCGAGAACCCAAGGGACACTTGAATATACCGGCCCTACACGAGGCTGGAGTTCAATTTGGAGTTGGCACTGATACACAAGGCAAAATGATTGTTGGTGACAGCTACCACAATGAATTGTCACGCATGGTTGATGCTGGACTACCTGATGCGAAAGCGCTTATAGCCGCCACTAGAAATGGTGCCGAAGCTTTAGGGTTAATTGATCAACTGGGGACTATTGAAGTTGGTAAATCTGCTGATCTACTACTTGTCGATGGTCAGCCTTGGAGTGATATTCGTGACCTTAAAAATATCAAGATGGTCGTTCTATCAGGACGAATTGCGTTGGATAAACGTGAACTGACATCGATTTAA
- a CDS encoding class I SAM-dependent methyltransferase, giving the protein MSTREISKYYDSTEHSDTREDLIFALSEVKGRKVAIDCGCGAGSDIAYLRGKDFTVHAFDIENESISRCRKRFKDDEQVILSKDSFNTFNYPESSLVVADASLFFCPEKDFESVWLKITDSLTEGGIFCGSFLGPKDTMAGPEYDKEAFWSDTLVMNESKIRKYLSNFELLKWTEHDLSGETTDGTPHHWHIFSIVAKKT; this is encoded by the coding sequence ATGTCAACGAGAGAAATCTCCAAATATTATGACTCAACAGAACACAGTGATACTCGAGAAGATTTAATTTTTGCTCTTAGCGAAGTAAAAGGAAGAAAGGTTGCTATTGATTGTGGCTGTGGAGCAGGATCAGATATCGCTTATTTGCGCGGTAAAGATTTCACAGTTCATGCCTTTGATATCGAAAATGAATCTATATCTAGATGTCGTAAACGATTCAAAGATGATGAGCAGGTTATTCTATCAAAGGATAGTTTTAATACTTTTAACTATCCTGAGTCCTCGCTGGTAGTTGCTGATGCCAGTCTTTTCTTTTGTCCTGAAAAAGATTTTGAGTCAGTTTGGTTGAAAATAACTGACTCTTTGACAGAGGGTGGAATCTTTTGTGGTTCATTCCTAGGGCCGAAAGACACAATGGCTGGGCCTGAGTATGATAAGGAAGCATTTTGGAGTGATACTCTAGTTATGAATGAATCGAAGATAAGAAAATACCTCAGTAACTTTGAGCTATTAAAGTGGACTGAACATGACCTTTCAGGAGAAACTACAGATGGTACACCGCATCATTGGCATATATTCTCCATCGTAGCGAAAAAAACCTAA
- a CDS encoding SDR family NAD(P)-dependent oxidoreductase, giving the protein MSETRVAIMTGTGQGIGAGCAREMAKAGYKVSLMSPSNRSVELAKELGGIGRQGSVLETADLQAMVDDTMQTYGRIDAVVSNMGHGGGVPEEIKTVGFDPDFNGPLLELSDDLWHESLDMYVLNVVKLARIVTPIYIEQGEGHSSIFLQ; this is encoded by the coding sequence ATGTCCGAAACAAGAGTTGCTATTATGACTGGAACTGGTCAGGGAATTGGTGCCGGCTGCGCCCGCGAAATGGCTAAGGCGGGTTACAAAGTCTCGTTGATGTCCCCCTCCAACCGCAGTGTTGAACTGGCCAAGGAATTAGGTGGTATAGGGCGGCAGGGTTCGGTTCTCGAAACCGCAGATCTGCAAGCAATGGTCGACGACACGATGCAAACCTATGGCCGTATCGACGCCGTCGTTAGCAATATGGGCCATGGTGGCGGGGTGCCGGAAGAAATTAAAACAGTAGGGTTCGATCCTGATTTCAACGGCCCCCTGCTCGAGCTAAGTGATGATCTCTGGCATGAGAGCCTCGATATGTACGTGCTCAATGTCGTCAAGCTTGCCCGTATCGTCACGCCGATTTATATCGAGCAGGGGGAGGGGCATTCGTCAATATTTCTTCAATGA
- a CDS encoding SDR family oxidoreductase has protein sequence MNTVEPRAPYPMSMLRGALHSFAKLYGDRYARYNIRMNNLMPGFCENVNLSEFARRSIPAQRTATFEEIGQTCVFLASHEARYINGQSILSDGGMNRAVR, from the coding sequence ATGAATACGGTTGAGCCGAGAGCGCCTTATCCGATGAGCATGCTGCGTGGCGCTTTACATAGTTTTGCCAAGCTCTATGGTGATCGTTATGCAAGATACAATATTCGCATGAATAATTTAATGCCGGGCTTCTGTGAAAACGTAAACCTGTCGGAGTTTGCCCGCAGATCCATACCCGCACAGCGCACTGCCACGTTCGAAGAAATCGGGCAGACCTGTGTCTTTCTTGCTTCACATGAAGCCCGATACATCAATGGGCAAAGTATCTTGTCTGATGGCGGTATGAATCGGGCGGTTCGCTAG
- a CDS encoding LysR family transcriptional regulator, with protein sequence MSLIHTKTRSLPSLAGLRGFEAAARHMSFTDAAKELSVTQTAISHQVRNLESRLGVKLFHRAGKSISLTDAGKKLLSEASACFDRLENTLHLIKAESQSPVVTVSVTPSFASKWLIQRLGNFWRAYPDIQLNVHHTLALANFTNDGVDISIRAGDGNWQGSVTRLSLPLDLSPICHPSLLNGKNPLKEPSDLKHQTLLHEDNFDD encoded by the coding sequence ATGAGTTTAATTCATACCAAAACACGATCTTTACCATCTTTGGCCGGCTTGCGTGGGTTTGAGGCTGCGGCAAGGCATATGAGTTTTACCGATGCTGCGAAGGAGTTGAGCGTTACGCAAACGGCGATCAGTCACCAAGTGAGAAATTTGGAGTCGAGACTGGGTGTAAAATTGTTCCATCGTGCGGGAAAGTCGATTTCATTGACCGATGCTGGGAAAAAGCTGTTATCCGAAGCCAGTGCATGTTTTGATCGACTCGAAAATACGCTCCACCTCATCAAAGCCGAGAGTCAATCTCCGGTGGTAACCGTGAGCGTAACCCCCAGTTTTGCCAGCAAATGGTTAATACAGCGGTTAGGTAACTTCTGGAGAGCCTACCCTGATATACAGTTGAATGTTCACCATACCCTGGCTCTCGCCAATTTCACTAACGATGGCGTCGATATTTCCATTCGAGCTGGTGATGGAAACTGGCAAGGCTCAGTGACCAGGCTTTCGTTGCCGCTCGATTTAAGCCCGATTTGCCACCCTTCGCTGCTTAACGGCAAAAATCCTTTGAAAGAGCCTTCCGACCTCAAGCATCAAACCTTACTGCATGAAGATAATTTTGACGATTGA